One window from the genome of Candidatus Caccoplasma merdavium encodes:
- the greA gene encoding transcription elongation factor GreA: protein MAIVYMTEEGYKKMMEEINYLESVKRPEISRQIAEARDKGDLSENAEYDAAKEAQGLLEMKISQLKDKVANARIIDDSKLNTHTVQILNRVKIKNTKNNMMMEYTIVTESEANLKEGKIASSTPIAQGLLGKKIGDIVEIKVPSGTMTFEIVNISI from the coding sequence ATGGCTATCGTGTACATGACCGAAGAAGGTTATAAAAAAATGATGGAAGAGATCAACTATCTCGAATCGGTAAAACGCCCCGAAATCTCGCGCCAGATTGCAGAAGCCCGAGACAAAGGCGATTTGTCGGAAAACGCCGAATACGACGCCGCCAAAGAGGCGCAAGGTCTGCTCGAAATGAAAATATCGCAGCTCAAAGACAAAGTGGCCAATGCCCGTATCATCGACGACTCGAAACTGAACACCCACACGGTGCAAATCCTGAACCGCGTCAAAATAAAAAACACCAAAAACAACATGATGATGGAATATACCATCGTCACCGAAAGCGAAGCCAACCTCAAAGAGGGCAAGATCGCATCGAGTACCCCCATTGCGCAGGGTCTGCTGGGAAAGAAAATCGGCGACATCGTCGAAATAAAAGTTCCCTCGGGCACCATGACGTTCGAGATTGTAAACATTTCTATCTGA
- the pnp gene encoding polyribonucleotide nucleotidyltransferase, with amino-acid sequence MKIVKKTIDLGDGRTITIETGKLAKQADGAVEVRMGNTMLLATVVSAKEAGEGVDFMPLQVEYKERYSAIGRFPGGFTRREGRASDYEILTARLVDRALRPLFPDNYHADTFVNVMLFSSDGKDMPDALAGLAASAALAVSDIPFNGPISEVRVARIDGQFKVNPTFEELERADMDIMVGATYENIMMVEGEMNEVSEADLLAAMKFAHDAIKVQCKAQMELAEEVGSTVKREYCHEVNDEELRKDIWAKCYDEAYAIARSGNTNKHARSDAFDAIVDKYLAAMEPEEAEAKKDLVKRYYHDVEKEAMRRCILDEGQRLDGRTTTQIRPIWCEVDYLPGPHGSSIFTRGETQSLSTVTLGTKLDEKIVDDVLDQSRDRFLLHYNFPPFSTGEAKASRGVGRREIGHGNLANRALKRMIPDDYPYVIRIVSDILESNGSSSMATVCAGTLALMDAGVKIKKPVSGIAMGLITDKDNVKYAVLSDILGDEDHLGDMDFKVTGTRDGITATQMDIKVDGLSYEVLEKALNQAKEGRMYILDKLLETIPEPRAEFKPHVPRIEVIEIPKDMIGAVIGPGGKIIQGIQEETGAIVTIDEIDGVGRVEVAAPDRDAINAALARIKSIVAIPEVGEVYTGKVKSILPFGAFVEFMPGKDGLLHISEICWKRLETMEESGLKEGDEVTVKLIEIDPKTGKFRLSMKELQPRPEGMPERREGNGGGNGGNHYHRPRREKKD; translated from the coding sequence ATGAAAATTGTAAAGAAAACAATTGATTTGGGCGATGGAAGAACCATCACCATCGAAACCGGAAAGTTGGCCAAGCAGGCCGACGGCGCCGTAGAGGTGCGCATGGGCAACACCATGTTGCTGGCCACCGTCGTATCGGCCAAAGAGGCCGGCGAAGGCGTCGATTTCATGCCTTTGCAGGTGGAGTATAAAGAAAGATATTCGGCCATCGGCCGTTTCCCCGGCGGATTCACCCGTCGCGAGGGTCGTGCTTCGGATTATGAAATCCTCACGGCTCGTCTCGTCGACCGTGCGTTGCGTCCCTTGTTCCCCGATAATTATCACGCCGACACGTTTGTCAATGTGATGCTTTTCTCTTCCGACGGAAAAGACATGCCCGATGCCTTGGCCGGGCTGGCTGCTTCGGCTGCTCTTGCCGTCTCGGACATACCGTTCAACGGCCCCATCTCCGAAGTGCGGGTGGCCCGCATCGACGGACAGTTCAAGGTGAACCCCACCTTTGAGGAACTCGAACGTGCCGATATGGACATCATGGTAGGTGCCACCTACGAAAACATCATGATGGTCGAAGGTGAAATGAACGAGGTTTCGGAGGCCGACCTGCTCGCTGCCATGAAATTTGCCCACGATGCCATCAAGGTACAGTGCAAGGCACAGATGGAGTTGGCCGAAGAGGTAGGTTCGACCGTAAAACGCGAATACTGCCACGAAGTCAATGACGAAGAGTTGCGCAAGGACATTTGGGCCAAATGCTATGACGAAGCGTATGCCATCGCCCGCTCGGGAAATACCAACAAGCACGCCCGCAGCGACGCTTTCGACGCCATCGTCGATAAATACCTCGCTGCCATGGAGCCCGAAGAGGCCGAGGCCAAGAAAGACCTGGTGAAACGTTACTATCACGACGTGGAGAAAGAGGCCATGCGCCGCTGCATTCTCGACGAAGGCCAGCGTCTCGACGGCCGCACCACGACGCAGATACGTCCCATCTGGTGCGAAGTCGACTATTTGCCCGGTCCTCACGGTTCGTCGATTTTCACCCGTGGCGAGACCCAATCGCTCTCGACCGTTACCCTCGGTACGAAGCTCGATGAGAAAATCGTCGACGATGTGCTCGACCAGAGCCGCGACCGTTTCCTCCTTCACTATAACTTCCCGCCGTTCTCGACCGGTGAAGCCAAGGCCAGCCGCGGCGTGGGCCGCCGCGAGATAGGTCACGGAAACTTGGCCAACCGCGCCCTCAAACGCATGATTCCCGATGACTATCCCTATGTAATCCGCATCGTGTCGGATATTCTCGAATCGAACGGTTCGTCGTCGATGGCCACCGTTTGTGCCGGAACCCTCGCCCTCATGGACGCCGGTGTGAAAATCAAGAAACCGGTGTCGGGTATCGCCATGGGATTGATTACCGACAAGGACAATGTGAAATATGCCGTTCTCTCCGATATTCTCGGAGACGAAGACCACCTCGGTGACATGGACTTCAAGGTGACGGGTACCCGCGACGGTATCACCGCCACGCAGATGGACATCAAGGTCGACGGGCTCTCTTACGAGGTACTCGAAAAGGCTCTCAACCAAGCCAAGGAAGGACGTATGTATATCCTCGACAAACTGCTCGAAACCATACCCGAACCGCGTGCCGAGTTCAAGCCTCATGTTCCTCGCATCGAAGTCATCGAAATACCCAAGGACATGATTGGTGCTGTTATTGGCCCGGGCGGTAAGATCATTCAAGGTATTCAGGAAGAGACCGGTGCCATTGTCACCATCGACGAAATCGACGGTGTGGGTCGTGTCGAAGTGGCTGCTCCCGACCGCGATGCCATCAATGCCGCATTGGCCCGCATCAAGAGCATCGTAGCCATTCCCGAAGTGGGCGAAGTATATACCGGAAAGGTGAAATCGATACTTCCCTTCGGTGCCTTTGTTGAGTTCATGCCCGGCAAGGACGGTCTGCTCCACATCTCCGAAATTTGCTGGAAACGTCTCGAAACGATGGAAGAGTCCGGCCTGAAAGAGGGTGATGAAGTGACCGTGAAACTCATCGAAATCGACCCCAAGACCGGGAAGTTCCGTCTCTCGATGAAAGAGTTGCAACCGCGTCCCGAGGGAATGCCCGAGCGTCGCGAAGGCAATGGCGGCGGAAACGGTGGCAATCACTATCACCGTCCGCGTCGTGAGAAGAAAGACTAA
- a CDS encoding AhpC/TSA family protein: protein MTKKFFPILLLAFLVSGCHRNDFHIEGHIAGSEGKTLYFEAVKLTGTELLDSTKLPTDGAFSFAAPGTPYPEFYRLRLDNSYIHLAVDSTETITVEIPGLPIAADYQVSGSEESEKIRHIAAAGNALKGAIEKASRQRITSTDQQRRILEGLQDEVRRYKETVIPYIVEDPASPSAYFAIFQQVNGLDIFDRTKREDYRYILTVANAYNTFLPESPRTQHLYRLALAILQNEREAKQEAGKEPQMPAANEISLIDIALPDLYGKIRRLSDLKGKVVLLDFSAYEGKYSPDYNRALAQLYQKYHRQGLEIYQVSIDPNENLWQVSADNLPWICVRDADTTRSRAALSYNVQSLPTAFLIDRQNTLQQRVAKLSDLPQAIEKLLKQK from the coding sequence ATGACAAAAAAATTCTTTCCCATACTCTTGCTGGCATTCCTGGTCAGCGGTTGCCACCGCAACGATTTCCATATCGAAGGACACATTGCCGGCAGCGAAGGCAAAACCCTCTACTTCGAAGCCGTAAAACTCACCGGCACGGAATTGCTCGATTCGACAAAACTCCCGACCGACGGTGCATTCTCGTTTGCAGCACCCGGCACCCCCTATCCCGAGTTTTATCGGCTGCGGCTCGACAACTCCTATATCCACCTGGCGGTCGACTCGACCGAGACGATAACCGTAGAGATACCCGGGTTGCCCATCGCCGCCGATTACCAAGTGTCGGGCTCGGAAGAGAGTGAGAAGATACGCCACATCGCCGCTGCCGGAAACGCCCTGAAAGGCGCCATCGAAAAAGCGTCGCGGCAACGTATCACCTCGACCGACCAACAGCGACGGATTCTCGAAGGACTGCAAGACGAGGTGCGCCGCTACAAAGAGACCGTCATTCCTTACATCGTCGAGGACCCGGCCTCTCCGTCGGCCTACTTCGCCATCTTCCAGCAGGTCAACGGGCTCGACATCTTCGACCGCACCAAGCGCGAAGACTACCGCTACATCTTGACCGTCGCCAACGCCTACAACACCTTCCTGCCCGAATCGCCCCGCACACAGCACCTCTACCGCCTCGCCCTGGCCATCTTGCAGAACGAGCGCGAAGCCAAGCAGGAAGCCGGCAAAGAACCGCAGATGCCCGCAGCCAACGAGATTTCGCTCATCGACATCGCCTTGCCCGACCTGTATGGGAAGATACGCCGCCTGAGCGACCTCAAAGGAAAAGTCGTGCTCCTCGATTTCTCGGCTTACGAAGGCAAATACTCCCCCGACTACAACCGCGCCCTGGCCCAACTCTACCAGAAATACCACCGGCAAGGACTCGAAATTTACCAGGTATCTATCGACCCCAACGAAAACCTCTGGCAGGTATCGGCCGATAACCTCCCCTGGATTTGCGTGCGAGACGCCGACACGACCCGCTCCCGCGCCGCTCTCTCCTACAACGTGCAGTCGCTCCCCACGGCATTTCTCATCGACCGCCAGAACACCTTGCAACAGCGCGTGGCCAAACTTTCAGACCTGCCGCAGGCCATAGAAAAGTTACTCAAACAAAAATAA